One genomic window of Acidovorax radicis includes the following:
- the lptC gene encoding LPS export ABC transporter periplasmic protein LptC, translated as MLRHGWDQLSIYLPVVLMGLLALGTWWLVRNAPMPQLPVVERQQGHQPDYYMKSFSVKTFDATGRLQSEVQGDVARHYIDTDTLEIDKVHMRSVSLDGRVTVATANRGLSNADGSEVQLFGNAIVTRESVPAKPGAPGLPRLEFRGEFLHAFTKTERVLSNQPVDLARGNDRFTADTMTYDNLDQVLQLRGRVRGILMPRSTQ; from the coding sequence ATGCTCCGCCACGGCTGGGATCAGCTGTCAATCTATCTGCCGGTCGTCCTGATGGGGCTGCTTGCGCTGGGCACATGGTGGTTGGTGCGCAACGCGCCGATGCCCCAGCTGCCGGTGGTCGAGCGCCAGCAGGGGCACCAGCCCGACTATTACATGAAGTCTTTTTCGGTCAAGACGTTCGACGCCACAGGTCGCCTTCAAAGTGAAGTGCAGGGCGACGTAGCCCGGCATTACATCGACACAGACACGCTGGAGATTGACAAGGTACACATGCGCTCGGTCAGCCTCGACGGCCGCGTTACCGTGGCCACGGCCAACCGGGGCCTGAGCAATGCGGATGGCTCAGAGGTGCAATTGTTTGGCAATGCCATCGTCACCCGCGAGTCTGTACCCGCCAAGCCCGGTGCGCCTGGCCTGCCCCGGCTTGAGTTTCGCGGTGAATTCCTGCACGCATTCACCAAAACAGAGCGTGTGCTGTCCAATCAGCCGGTGGACCTGGCGCGGGGTAATGACCGCTTCACGGCCGACACCATGACTTACGACAACCTCGACCAAGTGCTGCAGCTGCGCGGTCGCGTGCGCGGCATCCTCATGCCGCGCAGCACCCAATGA
- a CDS encoding KpsF/GutQ family sugar-phosphate isomerase, with protein MTSAALPPFDADKALRLARETFEIEAAALTGLAARIDGVFAQAVQAVLLARGRVVVMGMGKSGHVGRKIAATLASTGTPAFFVHPAEASHGDLGMVTGDDLVLGISNSGESGELTAILPVLKRLGAPLIAMTGGLQSTLARHADLVLDCSVAREACPLNLAPTASTTAQLAMGDALAVALLDARGFRPEDFARSHPGGALGRKLLTHVSDVMRTGAEIPRVAPDASFSDLMREMSTKGLGASAIVDAAGQVLGIFTDGDLRRRIEAGADLRGTTAGQVMHANPRRITPEALAVDAAEMMEAHGITSVLVVDDSGFLSGVVHIGDLMRAKVI; from the coding sequence ATGACCTCTGCCGCGCTGCCCCCTTTTGACGCCGATAAAGCCTTGCGCCTTGCCCGCGAAACCTTTGAGATCGAGGCCGCGGCGCTGACGGGTTTGGCCGCCCGGATCGATGGCGTGTTTGCCCAGGCCGTGCAAGCGGTGCTGTTGGCACGGGGCCGGGTGGTGGTGATGGGGATGGGCAAGAGCGGTCATGTGGGGCGCAAGATCGCCGCCACACTCGCATCCACCGGTACGCCGGCTTTTTTTGTCCACCCTGCCGAGGCCAGCCATGGCGACCTGGGCATGGTCACTGGGGATGACCTGGTGCTGGGCATCTCCAACAGCGGCGAAAGCGGCGAGCTCACAGCCATCTTGCCGGTGCTCAAGCGCTTGGGCGCGCCGCTGATTGCCATGACGGGCGGCCTGCAGTCCACGCTGGCACGCCATGCCGATCTGGTGCTCGACTGCAGCGTGGCACGCGAAGCCTGTCCCCTGAATCTGGCACCTACCGCCAGCACGACCGCTCAACTGGCCATGGGTGATGCCCTGGCCGTGGCGCTGCTTGATGCGCGGGGCTTTCGGCCCGAAGACTTCGCGCGCTCTCACCCGGGCGGGGCCCTGGGGCGCAAATTGCTCACCCATGTGAGCGATGTCATGCGCACGGGGGCGGAGATTCCCCGGGTGGCGCCCGACGCATCGTTCAGCGACCTCATGCGCGAAATGAGCACCAAGGGCCTGGGTGCGTCGGCCATCGTCGACGCTGCAGGGCAGGTGCTGGGCATTTTTACGGACGGCGATCTGCGCCGGCGCATTGAGGCGGGCGCCGATCTTCGCGGCACCACGGCAGGCCAGGTGATGCATGCCAATCCGCGCCGTATCACCCCGGAAGCCCTTGCGGTGGACGCCGCCGAGATGATGGAAGCCCATGGCATCACCAGCGTGCTGGTGGTGGACGACAGCGGGTTCCTGTCTGGCGTGGTGCATATCGGTGACCTCATGCGTGCCAAGGTGATCTGA
- a CDS encoding adenine phosphoribosyltransferase: protein MQSLSVNEYLRQHIRTVPGWPAPGVQFRDITPLLQDPKVFRVLIDAFVHRYMDKALRPDVVAGLDARGFILGAVVAYELNVGFVPIRKKGKLPFTTVEETYELEYGSATVELHTDAVKAGDRVLLIDDLIATGGTMMAGKKLLEKLGATVTEGAAIVDLPELGGSQRLRESGLPLYTLVDFEGH, encoded by the coding sequence TTGCAATCACTCAGCGTCAACGAATACCTGCGCCAACACATCCGCACCGTGCCAGGCTGGCCCGCCCCGGGGGTTCAGTTCCGGGACATCACCCCGCTGCTTCAGGACCCCAAGGTCTTTCGCGTGCTGATCGACGCTTTTGTGCACCGTTACATGGACAAGGCGCTGCGCCCCGACGTGGTGGCGGGCCTGGATGCCCGCGGCTTCATCCTGGGGGCTGTGGTGGCGTATGAGCTGAATGTAGGTTTTGTGCCGATCCGCAAAAAGGGCAAGCTGCCCTTTACGACGGTGGAGGAAACCTACGAACTGGAATATGGCAGCGCCACCGTGGAACTGCACACCGACGCCGTCAAGGCGGGCGACCGCGTGCTGCTGATTGACGACCTGATCGCCACCGGCGGCACGATGATGGCGGGGAAAAAATTGCTCGAAAAACTCGGGGCCACGGTCACCGAAGGTGCAGCCATCGTGGATCTGCCAGAGCTCGGCGGTTCACAGCGCCTGCGCGAATCGGGTTTGCCGCTCTACACGCTGGTGGATTTTGAAGGCCACTGA
- a CDS encoding EAL domain-containing protein, which translates to MSISVLLIESDSHHAQAVVDALVDPWSQWRVDVASSLAQAREQFARSRPDIVLAAQRTVDGSVFGLLDVLDGVPVMIIVRSGAETHAAQAMRNGFNDYAVQDPALDYLHALPAQIDAVLERHSHARARVTAEAMLARHHRLLQAISRAQAMFIASSVPRATFEALLDELMSLTQSAFGLVGQVQRAADGHAYLRVHAMTDISWDETSRALYARHADEGMVFDNPRSLVGAALASGEPVISNDASHDERGVGVPPGHPPLRTYLGLPIHAGGELVAMVGLANRPEGYTEAEVQFLQPLLNTVGQLELARRAELARRAVEAELARTSALLADKTRALEGTLASMSQGISNVDAQGRIRVYNQRYLELLDLPEALLATQPKVEEVVRLQTERGDFGPEFQFLDHAARPYVASEYAAHGDHLDMPDVYVRRTPGGRYIEVRTRLLEEGGRVRTFTDVTNYLTTLEALRASESRWRSLTQLSSDWYWEQDAQFRFVRLDGNRHDAAGGPRDEMPYGVTLWELPGTFVAEGQWRAHRSAVTAHEVFHDFEMKRTGRAGQPYWVSISGQPIFDAEGRFTGYRGVARDITERKQAEAEIQRLAFYDELTGLPNRRLLMDRLACAATLSARDGSHGALLFLDLDNFKGINDTLGHEWGDQLLVQVGARISASVRATDTVARLGGDEFVVALQGLHRLQTEAAAEAEAVAQKVLTALNSPYQVNGCEIHSTPSIGITLFSDALQPVQEWLKRADLAMYQAKAQGRNRLCFFDPAMQVAASARLALEGDIRQGLLREEFLLHYQPVVDESGLVMGAEALVRWLHPQRGMVSPADFIPLAEQTGLILVLGQQVLSMACRQLAQWAGDAATSWWSLAVNVSAQEFRQPDFVQKVLAALQDSGADPGRLTLELTESLLLQDVEDSILKMQALRKLGVGFSLDDFGTGYSSLSYLKRLPLDQLKIDQSFVRDVLTDPHDATIACTIITLAHSLGLEVVAEGVETDGQRLFLLRNGCRKFQGYLFGRPGLVELL; encoded by the coding sequence ATGTCCATCTCAGTCCTGCTCATCGAAAGCGATAGCCACCACGCACAAGCGGTGGTGGATGCGCTGGTAGACCCCTGGTCGCAATGGCGGGTGGATGTGGCGTCGTCGCTGGCACAGGCCCGCGAGCAGTTCGCCCGTAGCCGCCCCGACATCGTCCTGGCAGCACAACGCACCGTGGACGGGTCGGTATTTGGCCTGTTGGATGTGCTCGATGGCGTGCCGGTCATGATCATTGTGCGTTCTGGCGCCGAAACCCACGCCGCCCAGGCCATGCGCAACGGCTTCAATGACTATGCGGTGCAAGACCCCGCGCTGGACTATCTGCACGCCTTGCCCGCGCAAATCGACGCGGTGCTTGAGCGCCACTCCCATGCCCGCGCGCGGGTCACCGCCGAGGCCATGCTCGCCCGGCATCATCGCCTGCTGCAGGCGATCTCTCGCGCGCAAGCCATGTTCATTGCCAGTTCGGTGCCGCGCGCCACCTTCGAGGCGCTGCTGGACGAGTTGATGTCGCTCACGCAGAGCGCGTTTGGCCTGGTGGGCCAGGTGCAGCGGGCTGCGGACGGGCACGCCTACCTGCGCGTGCACGCCATGACCGACATCAGTTGGGACGAAACGTCGCGCGCCCTCTACGCCCGGCACGCCGACGAAGGCATGGTGTTTGACAACCCGCGGTCCCTGGTCGGTGCCGCGCTGGCTTCTGGCGAGCCGGTGATCAGCAACGACGCCAGCCATGATGAACGCGGTGTAGGTGTCCCCCCGGGCCATCCGCCGCTGCGGACCTACCTGGGATTGCCGATCCACGCAGGGGGCGAGCTGGTGGCGATGGTCGGGCTGGCCAATCGTCCAGAAGGCTACACCGAGGCGGAAGTGCAGTTTCTACAACCGCTGCTGAACACCGTGGGGCAACTGGAGCTGGCCCGCCGCGCAGAGCTGGCCCGCCGTGCGGTCGAGGCCGAGCTGGCCCGCACCAGCGCCCTTTTGGCCGACAAGACGCGTGCGCTCGAAGGCACATTGGCCAGCATGTCGCAAGGCATCAGCAATGTGGATGCGCAAGGGCGGATTCGTGTTTACAACCAGCGGTATCTGGAGCTGCTGGACCTGCCCGAAGCATTGCTGGCTACACAGCCCAAGGTGGAGGAGGTGGTCCGGCTCCAGACCGAGCGCGGCGATTTTGGTCCTGAGTTTCAATTCCTGGACCATGCCGCGCGGCCCTATGTGGCGTCCGAATATGCCGCCCATGGTGACCATCTCGACATGCCCGACGTCTACGTGCGGCGAACGCCTGGCGGTCGGTATATCGAGGTGCGCACGCGGCTGCTGGAGGAAGGCGGGCGGGTTCGCACCTTCACCGACGTCACCAATTACCTGACCACCCTCGAAGCCTTGCGCGCGAGTGAGTCCCGGTGGCGCAGCCTCACGCAGCTGTCGTCTGATTGGTACTGGGAGCAAGATGCCCAGTTTCGCTTTGTACGGCTGGACGGCAATCGCCACGACGCTGCGGGCGGGCCGCGTGACGAGATGCCTTATGGGGTGACACTTTGGGAGCTTCCCGGCACCTTTGTGGCCGAGGGCCAGTGGAGGGCACACCGCAGTGCGGTGACAGCGCACGAGGTGTTTCACGATTTTGAAATGAAGCGAACAGGCCGCGCGGGACAACCTTACTGGGTGTCGATCAGTGGGCAGCCGATCTTTGATGCGGAAGGCCGGTTCACAGGTTACCGGGGGGTGGCGCGCGACATCACTGAACGCAAGCAGGCCGAGGCCGAGATCCAGCGGCTGGCGTTCTATGACGAGCTCACGGGCCTGCCCAACCGGCGCTTGTTGATGGACCGGCTGGCGTGCGCTGCGACGCTGAGCGCCCGCGATGGCTCGCATGGCGCGCTGCTGTTTCTCGATCTGGACAACTTCAAAGGCATCAACGACACCTTGGGCCATGAGTGGGGTGACCAGCTTTTGGTGCAGGTTGGCGCCCGCATCAGCGCCAGCGTGCGGGCCACCGACACGGTCGCACGCCTTGGTGGTGATGAATTTGTGGTGGCGCTGCAGGGGCTCCACAGGCTGCAGACCGAGGCCGCCGCAGAGGCCGAGGCCGTAGCTCAGAAAGTGCTGACAGCGCTCAACAGCCCTTATCAGGTGAATGGCTGCGAAATACACAGCACGCCCAGCATCGGCATCACGCTGTTCAGCGATGCGCTGCAGCCGGTGCAGGAATGGCTCAAGCGCGCCGACCTGGCCATGTACCAGGCCAAGGCGCAGGGGCGCAACAGGTTGTGTTTCTTCGACCCCGCCATGCAGGTGGCCGCATCGGCGCGCCTGGCGCTCGAGGGTGACATTCGCCAGGGGCTGCTGCGTGAGGAGTTCCTGCTCCATTACCAGCCGGTGGTGGACGAATCAGGCCTTGTCATGGGCGCCGAGGCGCTGGTGCGGTGGCTCCATCCGCAGCGCGGCATGGTGTCTCCCGCCGATTTCATCCCGCTGGCAGAGCAGACGGGGTTGATCCTCGTCCTGGGACAGCAGGTGCTGTCCATGGCCTGCAGGCAACTGGCGCAATGGGCGGGTGATGCGGCCACATCGTGGTGGAGCCTGGCCGTGAACGTGAGCGCGCAGGAGTTTCGCCAGCCCGACTTTGTGCAAAAGGTGCTTGCTGCGCTGCAGGATTCGGGGGCTGATCCTGGCAGGCTCACGCTGGAGCTCACCGAAAGCCTGCTGCTTCAGGATGTGGAGGACAGCATTCTGAAAATGCAGGCCCTGCGCAAGCTCGGCGTAGGCTTCTCGCTGGACGACTTTGGCACCGGCTACTCGTCGCTGAGTTACCTCAAGCGCCTGCCGCTGGACCAGCTCAAGATTGACCAGAGTTTTGTGCGTGACGTGTTGACCGACCCGCACGATGCCACCATTGCCTGCACCATCATCACGCTGGCCCACAGCCTGGGGTTGGAGGTGGTTGCCGAAGGGGTGGAGACGGACGGCCAGCGTTTGTTCCTGCTGCGCAACGGCTGCCGGAAGTTCCAGGGCTACCTGTTTGGTCGGCCTGGGCTGGTGGAGTTGCTCTGA
- a CDS encoding SDR family oxidoreductase: MTTPLVFITGASSGIGQALALRFYRAGYRLALVARRTSEVKTWAEAQGISATSYEIYSADVSITDSIVAAGHACLARQGLPDVVIANAGISVGMDTAVRDDIEVMARTFATNNIGMAATFQPFVEEMAKRRSGTLVGIGSVAGIRGLPGHGAYCASKAAVVSYCESLRGEMRPFDVRVVTLLPGYIDTPLTRHNRYSMPFLMQAVDFADRAFTAITAGVSYRVIPWQMGVVAKLLRLAPNAVFDKLLAGRPRKRRQTDQP; the protein is encoded by the coding sequence ATGACCACACCGCTTGTTTTCATCACCGGCGCATCCAGCGGCATCGGCCAGGCGCTTGCCTTGCGGTTTTACCGGGCGGGCTATCGTCTGGCCTTGGTTGCGCGCCGCACCTCAGAAGTAAAAACATGGGCAGAGGCACAAGGTATAAGCGCTACCAGCTATGAAATTTATAGTGCAGATGTCTCGATAACCGACAGCATCGTTGCCGCTGGCCACGCGTGTTTGGCGCGCCAGGGTCTTCCCGATGTGGTGATCGCCAATGCCGGTATCAGCGTTGGCATGGACACGGCCGTGCGGGACGATATCGAGGTGATGGCCCGAACCTTTGCCACCAACAACATCGGCATGGCGGCCACGTTCCAGCCGTTTGTGGAGGAGATGGCCAAACGCCGCAGTGGCACGCTGGTCGGAATCGGCAGTGTGGCCGGCATCCGTGGTCTGCCAGGACATGGTGCTTATTGCGCCAGCAAGGCCGCCGTTGTCAGCTATTGCGAAAGCCTGCGCGGTGAGATGCGGCCCTTTGATGTGCGTGTGGTGACCCTCTTGCCAGGCTATATCGACACGCCACTGACACGCCATAACCGTTACAGCATGCCGTTTCTGATGCAGGCGGTTGATTTTGCGGACCGTGCCTTTACCGCCATCACCGCCGGGGTGAGCTACCGTGTCATTCCCTGGCAAATGGGTGTGGTCGCCAAGCTGCTTCGCCTGGCTCCCAACGCCGTGTTCGACAAATTACTTGCGGGCCGGCCGCGCAAACGCCGACAGACCGACCAGCCTTGA
- a CDS encoding RNA recognition motif domain-containing protein gives MGNKLYVGNLPYSFRDEDLQQTFSQYGSVGSAKVMMERDTGRSKGFGFVEMGSDAEAQAAIQGVHGTNFGGRDLVVNEARPMEPRAPRSGGFGGGNGGGGGYGGGGGGYGGGGRSGGGGGGGYGGGRSSY, from the coding sequence GCCCTACTCTTTCCGCGACGAAGATCTGCAACAGACCTTCAGCCAGTACGGCTCGGTCGGCAGCGCCAAGGTCATGATGGAGCGCGACACCGGCCGCTCCAAGGGTTTCGGCTTTGTCGAAATGGGCAGCGATGCTGAAGCCCAAGCCGCCATTCAAGGCGTGCATGGCACCAACTTCGGCGGCCGTGACCTCGTGGTCAACGAAGCTCGCCCCATGGAGCCACGTGCTCCCCGTAGCGGCGGCTTCGGCGGCGGCAATGGTGGTGGCGGCGGTTACGGCGGTGGCGGTGGCGGCTACGGTGGTGGCGGCCGTAGCGGCGGCGGTGGTGGCGGTGGTTACGGCGGTGGCCGTAGCAGCTACTAA
- a CDS encoding RNA recognition motif domain-containing protein produces MGNKLYVGNLPYSVRDSDLEQAFGQFGAVTSAKVMMERDTGRSKGFGFVEMGSDAEALAAINGMNGQPLGGRGIVVNEARPMEPRPPRSGGFGGGGGGGYGGGGRSGGGGGYGGGSREGGGGGYGGGGGREGGGGGYGGGGGRSEGGFRSPYGSGSRNGGGGGGRSGGGYGGGNGGY; encoded by the coding sequence ATGGGCAACAAACTCTACGTTGGCAATCTGCCGTACTCGGTGCGCGACAGTGATCTGGAACAGGCCTTCGGCCAATTCGGTGCTGTAACCAGTGCCAAGGTCATGATGGAGCGCGACACGGGTCGATCCAAGGGCTTTGGCTTCGTGGAAATGGGGAGTGATGCAGAAGCGCTGGCCGCGATCAACGGCATGAACGGCCAGCCCCTGGGAGGCCGTGGCATCGTAGTCAACGAAGCCCGCCCGATGGAACCGCGCCCGCCCCGCAGTGGTGGATTCGGTGGCGGGGGTGGCGGCGGCTATGGCGGCGGTGGTCGCAGTGGCGGCGGTGGGGGCTACGGGGGCGGCAGCCGTGAAGGTGGCGGCGGTGGATACGGGGGTGGTGGTGGCCGCGAAGGCGGCGGCGGTGGTTATGGAGGCGGCGGTGGCCGCAGCGAAGGCGGTTTCCGCAGCCCTTACGGTTCGGGTTCCCGCAATGGCGGTGGCGGCGGTGGCCGCAGCGGCGGCGGTTACGGTGGTGGCAACGGTGGCTACTGA
- a CDS encoding KdsC family phosphatase, translating to MAAGCISPGAGAAPALQIAPELLLRAQDVRVAFFDVDGVLTDGGLYFSESGETLKRFNTLDGHGLKLLQKAGITPAVITGRDSAPLRLRLKALGVEHAVFGTEDKRPAAEQILQTLGLEWAQAAAMGDDWPDLPVMRRSAFACAPANAQVEVRHAAHFVTQARGGDGAARELCDLLLVATGRYAAFLADYTP from the coding sequence ATGGCTGCCGGTTGTATCTCCCCAGGCGCTGGCGCTGCGCCTGCCTTGCAGATTGCGCCCGAGCTACTGCTGCGCGCCCAGGACGTGCGCGTGGCGTTCTTTGATGTCGATGGCGTGCTGACGGATGGCGGCCTGTACTTCAGCGAATCTGGCGAGACCCTCAAGCGGTTCAACACCCTGGACGGACACGGCCTCAAGCTGTTGCAAAAGGCGGGCATTACCCCCGCAGTGATCACGGGCCGTGATTCCGCGCCTTTGCGGCTGCGCCTGAAGGCCCTGGGGGTGGAGCACGCGGTTTTTGGCACCGAAGACAAACGCCCGGCCGCAGAACAGATACTCCAGACCTTGGGTCTGGAGTGGGCCCAGGCCGCCGCGATGGGCGACGACTGGCCCGATCTGCCGGTCATGCGCCGCAGCGCCTTTGCGTGTGCGCCTGCGAACGCCCAGGTCGAAGTACGCCATGCAGCCCACTTCGTGACACAAGCGCGGGGCGGCGACGGTGCGGCGCGCGAGCTATGCGATCTGCTGCTGGTGGCCACGGGCCGTTATGCCGCTTTCCTGGCGGACTACACCCCATGA
- a CDS encoding monovalent cation:proton antiporter-2 (CPA2) family protein produces MSSLALTLLYLLAAVLGVVACRSLKLPPMLGYLAAGVLIGPHALALAQNSEGVRHLGEFGVVFLMFAIGLEFSLSKLRAMRRQVFGLGLMQVVLTMVVVSALALALARWVGGVWDMGWQTALALSGVMTMSSTAIVVKLMAERAELESEHGRRVMGILLFQDLAVVPLLVLIPALGSSPDQLLPSLGWALLKATVLVGLLLSGGQRFMRWWLTQVARRKSDELFMLNLLLITLGLAWLTELAGLSLALGAFIAGVLVSETEYRHQVGTDIRPFHDVLLGLFFITIGMMLDWHILVDRWALVLLLLTVPLLIKLVIILALARGMGATTGIALRSGLYLAQAGEFGFVLLSLTQNNGLVQPALMNPILAAMVLSMLATPFLIMYSNRIVMKLVASDWLQQSLQMTTIARKSINTNKHVIICGYGRCGQNLARMLEHEHIPYMALDLDPDRVRQAAAAGDSVVYGDATRLQALMAAGLVRASAVAITYIDVPAALKVLANARSHAPHVPVVVRTQDDLYLDKLQEAGATEVVPEAIEGSLMLASHALALVGVPMRRVIRLVQDQRDARYNLLRGYFHGADDDTVNERDQERLSTLNLPPGATSLGRRLGQLALPAMGVQVVNLRRGNGHMTAPVDDAMLAEGDTLVLSGHPAALALAEDKLLRG; encoded by the coding sequence ATGTCGTCTCTCGCACTTACCTTGCTTTACCTTTTGGCCGCAGTGCTGGGCGTGGTGGCATGCCGCAGTCTCAAGCTGCCCCCGATGTTGGGTTATCTGGCGGCAGGGGTGCTTATCGGACCCCACGCGCTGGCGCTGGCACAAAACTCCGAAGGTGTGCGGCACCTGGGTGAATTTGGTGTCGTGTTTCTGATGTTTGCCATCGGCCTCGAATTCAGCCTGTCCAAGCTACGGGCCATGCGCCGTCAGGTGTTCGGCCTGGGGTTGATGCAGGTGGTGCTGACCATGGTGGTGGTGTCGGCCCTGGCCTTGGCTCTGGCGCGTTGGGTGGGTGGCGTGTGGGACATGGGCTGGCAGACAGCGCTGGCGCTCTCGGGCGTGATGACGATGAGCAGCACGGCCATCGTGGTCAAGCTCATGGCCGAGCGGGCCGAACTCGAAAGTGAACATGGCCGTCGGGTCATGGGCATCTTGCTGTTTCAGGACTTGGCCGTGGTGCCTTTGCTGGTGCTGATCCCGGCCCTGGGCTCTTCGCCTGACCAGTTGCTGCCCTCTTTGGGTTGGGCGCTGCTCAAGGCCACGGTGCTGGTGGGACTGCTGCTCTCGGGGGGGCAGCGGTTCATGCGCTGGTGGCTGACGCAGGTGGCGCGGCGCAAGAGCGATGAGCTCTTCATGCTGAACCTGTTGCTGATCACGCTCGGCCTGGCCTGGCTGACCGAGCTGGCGGGATTGAGCCTGGCGCTCGGCGCATTCATCGCCGGGGTGCTGGTGTCTGAGACCGAGTACCGCCACCAGGTGGGCACCGACATCCGTCCTTTTCACGATGTGTTGCTCGGATTGTTTTTCATCACCATCGGCATGATGCTGGACTGGCACATCCTGGTGGACCGCTGGGCCCTCGTGCTGCTGCTGCTGACCGTGCCCTTGCTGATCAAGCTCGTCATCATTTTGGCCCTCGCGCGGGGCATGGGTGCCACCACGGGCATTGCGTTGCGCTCCGGGCTTTACCTGGCCCAGGCTGGCGAGTTTGGCTTTGTGCTGCTGTCCCTCACGCAAAACAACGGCCTCGTACAGCCTGCGCTGATGAACCCCATCCTGGCAGCCATGGTGCTGTCGATGCTGGCCACACCGTTTCTCATCATGTACAGCAACCGGATCGTGATGAAGCTGGTGGCCAGCGACTGGCTGCAGCAATCGTTGCAGATGACCACGATTGCCCGCAAATCGATCAACACCAACAAGCACGTGATCATTTGCGGCTATGGCCGATGCGGCCAGAACCTGGCGCGCATGCTCGAGCACGAACATATTCCTTACATGGCGCTGGACCTGGACCCTGACCGCGTGCGCCAAGCGGCGGCGGCCGGCGATTCGGTGGTGTACGGCGACGCCACCCGGCTGCAGGCCTTGATGGCTGCCGGGCTGGTGCGCGCCAGCGCCGTGGCCATCACCTACATCGACGTGCCCGCCGCCTTGAAGGTGCTGGCCAATGCGCGCTCGCACGCGCCCCACGTGCCCGTGGTGGTGCGCACACAAGACGACCTGTACCTTGACAAATTGCAGGAGGCGGGTGCCACCGAAGTCGTACCCGAAGCCATTGAAGGCTCGTTGATGCTGGCAAGCCACGCGCTGGCACTGGTGGGGGTTCCCATGCGCAGGGTGATTCGACTGGTGCAGGACCAGCGCGATGCGCGCTACAACCTGCTGCGCGGATACTTCCATGGCGCAGATGACGACACCGTCAACGAACGCGACCAGGAGCGCCTGTCCACCCTGAACCTGCCACCCGGCGCCACATCGCTGGGACGCCGTCTGGGCCAACTGGCGCTGCCCGCCATGGGCGTGCAGGTGGTGAACCTGCGCCGGGGCAATGGCCACATGACCGCCCCCGTGGATGACGCCATGCTGGCCGAAGGCGACACCCTGGTGTTGTCGGGCCACCCGGCTGCGCTGGCGCTGGCAGAAGACAAACTGCTGCGGGGGTAG